In Sorghum bicolor cultivar BTx623 chromosome 10, Sorghum_bicolor_NCBIv3, whole genome shotgun sequence, one genomic interval encodes:
- the LOC8069252 gene encoding NAC domain-containing protein 69 isoform X1, with protein sequence MPSTSISSASAAGKGGSKAMQPPPQLPAALPVGFRFRPTDEELVRHYLKPKIAGHAHADLLLIPDVDLSACEPWELPAKALIRSGDPEWFFFAPLDRKYPGGHRSNRSTAAGYWKATGKDRLIRSRRAGTLIGVKKTLVFHRGRAPRGHRTAWIMHEYRTAEPQLQQGQNGSFVLYRLFNKNEGESEASDAADSPSTSSPAIAPAVKAENLSQPASAKMSHLLATVSSNEPTSNQGDDHLLDVLSQLPDLQREHKFDGFPTITSPMRPYTDHPFLGNAGEQDLSVYIDSIIAHQDLEDLLASPCLADMVEQATVNVEPHPTSLPILDNSSNSKRLAENSRGKVGSETLLLIKGTDDTGAAASCSATKILQADKDNINHHTGAQSNLASNASAQVSHFYNQYQLQSAFIPETEPPNSGALCSAASLTPYPQHLFNGMVAPARIDISDSDVFNGLQGWAAEPSKDPHQGNAPRRIRLVHSIQRASVIEPVLTSHLEGEDEAGLCYSTDSSSTNNNEDYANVFSQSMAGEAMHIQGGGVIPTQVVSSTEITEKLQDFTLDEGTLLHGELHHGGNLKQRHKQEHTEETSQDVREGMQQSVHVTGVAVPSLRRQRESARIGSVVRLLFLALVVILVFVGLWKCSSYKLFH encoded by the exons ATGCCTTCTACTTCAATCTCCTCTGCCAGCGCAGCGGGGAAAGGAGGGTCGAAAGCTAtgcagccgccgccgcagcttCCGGCGGCTTTGCCGGTAGGGTTCCGCTTCCGCCCGACGGACGAGGAGCTGGTGCGGCACTACCTCAAGCCCAAAATCGCGGGTCACGCGCACGCGGACCTGCTCCTCATCCCCGATGTCGACCTCTCGGCGTGCGAGCCCTGGGAGCTGCCCGCTAAGGCCCTCATCAGGTCCGGCGACCCCGAGTGGTTCTTCTTCGCGCCCCTCGACCGCAAGTACCCCGGCGGCCACCGCTCCAACCGCTCCACCGCTGCCGGGTACTGGAAGGCCACGGGCAAGGACCGCCTCATCCGCTCGCGCCGAGCAGGGACCCTCATCGGCGTCAAGAAGACGCTCGTCTTCcacagaggcagggcgccccgAGGCCACCGCACCGCTTGGATCATGCACGAGTACCGCACGGCCGAGCCCCAGCTCCAGCAAGGCCAAAAC GGTAGCTTCGTGCTCTACCGCCTATTCAACAAGAACGAGGGGGAATCCGAAGCCTCAGATGCCGCTGATTCACCGTCCACATCATCTCCGGCAATCGCGCCAGCGGTGAAAGCTGAGAATTTGAGCCAGCCGGCTTCTGCcaaaatgtctcatcttcttgcaACTGTCAGTAGCAATGAGCCAACATCCAACCAG GGAGATGATCATCTTCTGGATGTGTTATCCCAGCTTCCAGACTTACAGCGTGAGCATAAATTCGACGGATTCCCTACAATCACCTCTCCGATGCGTCCTTACACTGATCATCCTTTTCTTGGCAATGCTGGCGAGCAAGATCTTTCAGTGTATATAGATAGTATCATTGCTCATCAGGATCTGGAGGACTTGTTGGCCAGCCCTTGTTTGGCTGATATGGTTGAGCAGGCCACTGTAAATGTTGAGCCCCACCCTACTTCTCTACCCATTCTAGACAACAGCTCAAACAGCAAGAGATTGGCTGAAAATAGCCGTGGAAAAGTTGGTTCTGAAACGTTGCTCCTAATCAAG GGTACAGATGACACAGGTGCTGCTGCTTCCTGTTCTGCAACCAAAATACTACAAGCTGATAAAGACAATATTAATCATCACACAGGAGCTCAGAGTAACTTGGCTTCcaatgcatcagctcaagtgtCCCACTTTTACAACCAATATCAACTTCAATCGGCATTCATTCCTGAAACGGAACCACCAAATAGTGGAGCCTTGTGCTCTGCAGCTTCCTTGACTCCTTATCCCCAGCACTTGTTCAATGGTATGGTAGCACCGGCTAGGATTGACATTTCAGATTCAGATGTCTTTAATGGACTCCAAGGATGGGCAGCGGAACCTTCTAAGGATCCACACCAAGGGAATGCACCAAGAAGGATCCGCCTTGTGCACTCTATTCAGAGGGCATCAGTAATTGAGCCTGTACTAACTTCTCATTTGGAGGGTGAAGATGAAGCAGGATTATGTTACAGCACAGACAGTTCATCCACCAACAATAACGAGGATTATGCCAATGTGTTCTCCCAATCTATG GCTGGAGAAGCAATGCATATTCAAGGTGGAGGGGTGATACCTACTCAAGTAGTTTCATCGACGGAAATTACAGAAAAGCTACAAGATTTCACACTTGATG AAGGTACACTGCTACATGGTGAGCTACATCATGGAGGCAATCTCAAGCAGCGGCACAAACAGGAACATACGGAGGAGACCAGCCAGGATGTCCGTGAGGGCATGCAGCAGAGCGTCCATGTGACTGGAGTGGCAGTGCCATCCTTGAGAAGACAACGAGAGTCTGCACGGATTGGTTCAGTTGTGCGGTTGCTCTTTTTGGCCCTCGTCGTCATCCTTGTATTTGTAGGATTATGGAAATGTAGCTCGTACAAGTTGTTTCATTAG
- the LOC8069252 gene encoding NAC domain-containing protein 69 isoform X2 yields the protein MPSTSISSASAAGKGGSKAMQPPPQLPAALPVGFRFRPTDEELVRHYLKPKIAGHAHADLLLIPDVDLSACEPWELPAKALIRSGDPEWFFFAPLDRKYPGGHRSNRSTAAGYWKATGKDRLIRSRRAGTLIGVKKTLVFHRGRAPRGHRTAWIMHEYRTAEPQLQQGQNGSFVLYRLFNKNEGESEASDAADSPSTSSPAIAPAVKAENLSQPASAKMSHLLATVSSNEPTSNQGDDHLLDVLSQLPDLQREHKFDGFPTITSPMRPYTDHPFLGNAGEQDLSVYIDSIIAHQDLEDLLASPCLADMVEQATVNVEPHPTSLPILDNSSNSKRLAENSRGKVGSETLLLIKGTDDTGAAASCSATKILQADKDNINHHTGAQSNLASNASAQVSHFYNQYQLQSAFIPETEPPNSGALCSAASLTPYPQHLFNGMVAPARIDISDSDVFNGLQGWAAEPSKDPHQGNAPRRIRLVHSIQRASVIEPVLTSHLEGEDEAGLCYSTDSSSTNNNEDYANVFSQSMAGEAMHIQGGGVIPTQVVSSTEITEKLQDFTLDGSEVKNILYIPWSSSHSGWAFIAT from the exons ATGCCTTCTACTTCAATCTCCTCTGCCAGCGCAGCGGGGAAAGGAGGGTCGAAAGCTAtgcagccgccgccgcagcttCCGGCGGCTTTGCCGGTAGGGTTCCGCTTCCGCCCGACGGACGAGGAGCTGGTGCGGCACTACCTCAAGCCCAAAATCGCGGGTCACGCGCACGCGGACCTGCTCCTCATCCCCGATGTCGACCTCTCGGCGTGCGAGCCCTGGGAGCTGCCCGCTAAGGCCCTCATCAGGTCCGGCGACCCCGAGTGGTTCTTCTTCGCGCCCCTCGACCGCAAGTACCCCGGCGGCCACCGCTCCAACCGCTCCACCGCTGCCGGGTACTGGAAGGCCACGGGCAAGGACCGCCTCATCCGCTCGCGCCGAGCAGGGACCCTCATCGGCGTCAAGAAGACGCTCGTCTTCcacagaggcagggcgccccgAGGCCACCGCACCGCTTGGATCATGCACGAGTACCGCACGGCCGAGCCCCAGCTCCAGCAAGGCCAAAAC GGTAGCTTCGTGCTCTACCGCCTATTCAACAAGAACGAGGGGGAATCCGAAGCCTCAGATGCCGCTGATTCACCGTCCACATCATCTCCGGCAATCGCGCCAGCGGTGAAAGCTGAGAATTTGAGCCAGCCGGCTTCTGCcaaaatgtctcatcttcttgcaACTGTCAGTAGCAATGAGCCAACATCCAACCAG GGAGATGATCATCTTCTGGATGTGTTATCCCAGCTTCCAGACTTACAGCGTGAGCATAAATTCGACGGATTCCCTACAATCACCTCTCCGATGCGTCCTTACACTGATCATCCTTTTCTTGGCAATGCTGGCGAGCAAGATCTTTCAGTGTATATAGATAGTATCATTGCTCATCAGGATCTGGAGGACTTGTTGGCCAGCCCTTGTTTGGCTGATATGGTTGAGCAGGCCACTGTAAATGTTGAGCCCCACCCTACTTCTCTACCCATTCTAGACAACAGCTCAAACAGCAAGAGATTGGCTGAAAATAGCCGTGGAAAAGTTGGTTCTGAAACGTTGCTCCTAATCAAG GGTACAGATGACACAGGTGCTGCTGCTTCCTGTTCTGCAACCAAAATACTACAAGCTGATAAAGACAATATTAATCATCACACAGGAGCTCAGAGTAACTTGGCTTCcaatgcatcagctcaagtgtCCCACTTTTACAACCAATATCAACTTCAATCGGCATTCATTCCTGAAACGGAACCACCAAATAGTGGAGCCTTGTGCTCTGCAGCTTCCTTGACTCCTTATCCCCAGCACTTGTTCAATGGTATGGTAGCACCGGCTAGGATTGACATTTCAGATTCAGATGTCTTTAATGGACTCCAAGGATGGGCAGCGGAACCTTCTAAGGATCCACACCAAGGGAATGCACCAAGAAGGATCCGCCTTGTGCACTCTATTCAGAGGGCATCAGTAATTGAGCCTGTACTAACTTCTCATTTGGAGGGTGAAGATGAAGCAGGATTATGTTACAGCACAGACAGTTCATCCACCAACAATAACGAGGATTATGCCAATGTGTTCTCCCAATCTATG GCTGGAGAAGCAATGCATATTCAAGGTGGAGGGGTGATACCTACTCAAGTAGTTTCATCGACGGAAATTACAGAAAAGCTACAAGATTTCACACTTGATG GTAGCGAGGTCAAAAATATTTTGTATATTCCATGGAGTTCTTCACACTCAGGATGGGCGTTCATTGCTACCTGA
- the LOC8069252 gene encoding uncharacterized protein LOC8069252 isoform X3: MSTSRRASPGSCPLRPSSGPATPSGSSSRPSTASTPAATAPTAPPLPGTGRPRARTASSARAEQGPSSASRRRSSSTEAGRPEATAPLGSCTSTARPSPSSSKAKTFVLYRLFNKNEGESEASDAADSPSTSSPAIAPAVKAENLSQPASAKMSHLLATVSSNEPTSNQGDDHLLDVLSQLPDLQREHKFDGFPTITSPMRPYTDHPFLGNAGEQDLSVYIDSIIAHQDLEDLLASPCLADMVEQATVNVEPHPTSLPILDNSSNSKRLAENSRGKVGSETLLLIKGTDDTGAAASCSATKILQADKDNINHHTGAQSNLASNASAQVSHFYNQYQLQSAFIPETEPPNSGALCSAASLTPYPQHLFNGMVAPARIDISDSDVFNGLQGWAAEPSKDPHQGNAPRRIRLVHSIQRASVIEPVLTSHLEGEDEAGLCYSTDSSSTNNNEDYANVFSQSMAGEAMHIQGGGVIPTQVVSSTEITEKLQDFTLDEGTLLHGELHHGGNLKQRHKQEHTEETSQDVREGMQQSVHVTGVAVPSLRRQRESARIGSVVRLLFLALVVILVFVGLWKCSSYKLFH, encoded by the exons ATGTCGACCTCTCGGCGTGCGAGCCCTGGGAGCTGCCCGCTAAGGCCCTCATCAGGTCCGGCGACCCCGAGTGGTTCTTCTTCGCGCCCCTCGACCGCAAGTACCCCGGCGGCCACCGCTCCAACCGCTCCACCGCTGCCGGGTACTGGAAGGCCACGGGCAAGGACCGCCTCATCCGCTCGCGCCGAGCAGGGACCCTCATCGGCGTCAAGAAGACGCTCGTCTTCcacagaggcagggcgccccgAGGCCACCGCACCGCTTGGATCATGCACGAGTACCGCACGGCCGAGCCCCAGCTCCAGCAAGGCCAAAAC CTTCGTGCTCTACCGCCTATTCAACAAGAACGAGGGGGAATCCGAAGCCTCAGATGCCGCTGATTCACCGTCCACATCATCTCCGGCAATCGCGCCAGCGGTGAAAGCTGAGAATTTGAGCCAGCCGGCTTCTGCcaaaatgtctcatcttcttgcaACTGTCAGTAGCAATGAGCCAACATCCAACCAG GGAGATGATCATCTTCTGGATGTGTTATCCCAGCTTCCAGACTTACAGCGTGAGCATAAATTCGACGGATTCCCTACAATCACCTCTCCGATGCGTCCTTACACTGATCATCCTTTTCTTGGCAATGCTGGCGAGCAAGATCTTTCAGTGTATATAGATAGTATCATTGCTCATCAGGATCTGGAGGACTTGTTGGCCAGCCCTTGTTTGGCTGATATGGTTGAGCAGGCCACTGTAAATGTTGAGCCCCACCCTACTTCTCTACCCATTCTAGACAACAGCTCAAACAGCAAGAGATTGGCTGAAAATAGCCGTGGAAAAGTTGGTTCTGAAACGTTGCTCCTAATCAAG GGTACAGATGACACAGGTGCTGCTGCTTCCTGTTCTGCAACCAAAATACTACAAGCTGATAAAGACAATATTAATCATCACACAGGAGCTCAGAGTAACTTGGCTTCcaatgcatcagctcaagtgtCCCACTTTTACAACCAATATCAACTTCAATCGGCATTCATTCCTGAAACGGAACCACCAAATAGTGGAGCCTTGTGCTCTGCAGCTTCCTTGACTCCTTATCCCCAGCACTTGTTCAATGGTATGGTAGCACCGGCTAGGATTGACATTTCAGATTCAGATGTCTTTAATGGACTCCAAGGATGGGCAGCGGAACCTTCTAAGGATCCACACCAAGGGAATGCACCAAGAAGGATCCGCCTTGTGCACTCTATTCAGAGGGCATCAGTAATTGAGCCTGTACTAACTTCTCATTTGGAGGGTGAAGATGAAGCAGGATTATGTTACAGCACAGACAGTTCATCCACCAACAATAACGAGGATTATGCCAATGTGTTCTCCCAATCTATG GCTGGAGAAGCAATGCATATTCAAGGTGGAGGGGTGATACCTACTCAAGTAGTTTCATCGACGGAAATTACAGAAAAGCTACAAGATTTCACACTTGATG AAGGTACACTGCTACATGGTGAGCTACATCATGGAGGCAATCTCAAGCAGCGGCACAAACAGGAACATACGGAGGAGACCAGCCAGGATGTCCGTGAGGGCATGCAGCAGAGCGTCCATGTGACTGGAGTGGCAGTGCCATCCTTGAGAAGACAACGAGAGTCTGCACGGATTGGTTCAGTTGTGCGGTTGCTCTTTTTGGCCCTCGTCGTCATCCTTGTATTTGTAGGATTATGGAAATGTAGCTCGTACAAGTTGTTTCATTAG